In one window of Bradyrhizobium sp. AZCC 1721 DNA:
- a CDS encoding flavin-containing monooxygenase has translation MEATPIPDYDAIIIGAGMSGLYQLYRLREHGFRVRVFEAGTDVGGTWYWNRYPGARFDSESYSYGYSFSKELLEEWEWSEHFAGQPETLRYLNYVADKFDLRRDIQFRSRVTAATYGEDTRSWTITLEDGSRFDARFLITAIGPLSTPTLPRIEGREDFKGASFHTARWPKEPVNFAGKRVAVIGTGATGVQTIQTIAGQVGHLTVFQRTPNWCAPLHNGKIDAETQKKIKADYPEIFARCQETFACFLHTPDPRGAFEVSDEEREAFYEKLYGERGFGIWQGNFRDILIDRKANATISDFVARKIRQRVKNSAVAEKLVPKNHGFGTRRLPLETFYYEVYNQDNVELVDINETPIERITPEGIRTSERDYEFDIIIYATGFDAITGSFDKIDFRGIGGARLKDKWKRGPETYLGIMVHEFPNMLMLMGPHTALGNIPRSIEYSVDWVTGLLLFAIKEGLTRLEATPDGVKSWTDHVKALGEGLLSNEVNSWMTGINSNVEGKQRRIVARYSGSAPAYRARCDEVAAKGYDELRLG, from the coding sequence ATGGAGGCGACGCCGATTCCGGACTACGACGCCATCATCATCGGCGCGGGCATGTCGGGGCTGTACCAGCTCTACCGGCTGCGCGAGCATGGGTTTCGCGTGCGCGTGTTCGAAGCCGGTACCGATGTCGGCGGCACGTGGTACTGGAACCGCTATCCCGGCGCGCGCTTCGATTCCGAGAGCTATTCCTATGGCTACTCGTTCTCGAAGGAGTTGCTGGAGGAATGGGAGTGGTCGGAGCATTTTGCGGGCCAGCCGGAGACGTTGCGCTATCTCAATTACGTCGCCGACAAGTTCGACCTGCGCCGGGATATCCAGTTCAGGAGCCGGGTGACGGCGGCTACTTACGGGGAAGATACGCGGAGCTGGACCATTACGCTGGAGGACGGCAGCCGGTTCGACGCGCGCTTCCTGATCACCGCGATCGGGCCGTTGTCGACGCCTACCCTGCCGCGGATCGAGGGCCGCGAGGATTTCAAGGGCGCCTCCTTTCATACCGCGCGGTGGCCGAAGGAGCCGGTGAACTTTGCCGGCAAGCGCGTCGCCGTGATCGGCACCGGCGCTACCGGCGTGCAGACCATCCAGACCATTGCGGGACAGGTCGGCCACCTCACCGTATTCCAGCGCACGCCGAACTGGTGCGCGCCGCTGCACAACGGCAAGATCGACGCCGAAACCCAGAAGAAGATCAAGGCCGACTATCCCGAGATCTTCGCCCGTTGCCAGGAAACCTTCGCCTGCTTCCTGCACACGCCGGACCCGCGCGGCGCGTTCGAGGTGTCGGACGAGGAGCGCGAGGCGTTTTATGAAAAGCTCTATGGCGAGCGCGGCTTCGGCATCTGGCAGGGCAATTTTCGCGATATACTGATCGACCGCAAGGCGAACGCCACGATCTCCGATTTCGTCGCGCGCAAGATCCGGCAGCGCGTGAAGAATTCGGCGGTCGCGGAAAAGCTGGTTCCGAAAAATCACGGCTTCGGTACGCGACGCTTGCCGCTCGAGACCTTCTATTACGAGGTCTACAACCAGGACAACGTCGAGCTGGTCGACATCAACGAGACGCCGATCGAGCGGATCACGCCTGAGGGCATCAGGACAAGCGAACGGGATTACGAGTTCGACATCATCATCTATGCGACCGGTTTCGATGCCATCACCGGCAGTTTCGACAAGATCGATTTTCGCGGGATTGGCGGCGCGCGACTGAAGGACAAATGGAAGCGAGGACCGGAGACCTATCTCGGCATCATGGTGCATGAATTTCCGAACATGCTGATGCTGATGGGACCACACACCGCGCTCGGCAACATCCCGCGCAGCATCGAATACAGCGTCGACTGGGTCACCGGGCTGCTCCTGTTCGCGATCAAAGAGGGGTTGACGCGGCTGGAAGCGACGCCGGATGGCGTGAAATCCTGGACCGATCACGTCAAGGCGCTCGGCGAGGGATTGCTGTCCAACGAGGTCAACTCCTGGATGACCGGCATCAATTCCAACGTCGAAGGCAAACAGAGGCGCATCGTCGCCCGCTACAGCGGCAGCGCGCCGGCTTATCGCGCGAGGTGCGACGAGGTAGCGGCCAAGGGGTATGACGAGTTGAGGCTGGGGTAG
- a CDS encoding carboxyl transferase domain-containing protein produces the protein MSFHKLLIANRGEIAIRIARAAGDAGLATVAIYSADDAQSLHVRAADAALEIPGRGARAYLDIEAVIAAAKATECDAVHPGYGFLSENAGLARRCIEEGIVFVGPSPEALDLFGDKAQAKALAKKCGVPVIEGTSGPTSLDEAKAFLESLGAGGAIMIKAIAGGGGRGMRIVDDAGRLEEAYARCQSEAMAAFGSDGVYVERLIRNARHIEVQVICDHHGAISHLWERECTIQRRNQKLIEVAPSPSLNDALRSRIIDAAKELAAAANYDNLGTFEFLVDNDARTSDKAFAFIEANPRLQVEHTVTEEVLGLDLVQSQLAVAAGATLGSLGLAQGYIPRPRGFAIQLRVNMEVMDETGATRPTGGTLAVFDLPSGPGVRVDTFGYSGYRTSAAFDSLLAKVIVHSPGGNWTDVVHKASRTLREFRIGGVATNVPFLAAILAHPDFVENRLSTGFIDKHVADLVGETNTTAETELVESGSASDDETLAIAVAASATGPAGSVAVPAPLQGTIVAIDVEEGDLVRPGQQIAVLESMKMEHLVTAPQGGRVTQIAAGSGVTLMQDEPILYLEPAEIDAHDATEEDDIDLDHIRPDLAELIERHAITLDENRPASVERRRKTNQRTARENIAHLVDEGSFVEYGSLAIAAQRRRRTVDDLIRNTPADGLISGVATVNAEKFGADAARCMVIAYDYTVLAGTQGHMNHKKIDRMLGLAEQWRLPLVFYAEGGGGRPGDTDRLGMTGLDGPSFVQFAKLSGLVPVIGVVSGYCFAGNAAMLGCCDVIIATKNASIGMGGPAMIEGGGLGVYHPAEVGPVSFQSPNGVIDILVEDEAEATSAAQKYLSYFQGAVADWKAPDQRLLRRSIPENRLRVYDIRSVIDLLADEGSVLEIRRDFGVGMITAFIRIEGKPFGLIANNPKHLGGAIDAPAGDKAARFMQLCDAFDIPIISLCDTPGFMVGPEAEKTAIVRHVARMFVTGASLTVPMFGIVLRKGYGLGAQSMIGGGFHASFFTVAWPTGEFGGMGLEGYVRLGFRKEMEAIEDPVEREDYYKAKVAELYANGKAVSIASVLEIDEVIDPADTRHWIMSGLRSVPKPELRSGRKRPCIDAW, from the coding sequence ATGTCTTTCCACAAGCTGCTGATTGCCAACCGCGGCGAGATTGCCATCCGCATCGCGCGCGCCGCGGGCGACGCTGGCCTTGCGACGGTCGCAATCTACTCCGCCGACGACGCGCAATCGCTGCATGTCCGCGCCGCCGACGCCGCCCTTGAAATCCCCGGGCGCGGCGCGCGGGCCTATCTCGATATCGAGGCGGTGATCGCAGCCGCCAAGGCGACCGAATGCGACGCCGTGCATCCCGGCTATGGTTTCCTCAGCGAGAATGCCGGGTTGGCCCGCCGCTGCATCGAGGAAGGTATCGTCTTCGTCGGCCCGTCGCCGGAAGCGCTCGATCTGTTCGGCGACAAGGCGCAGGCCAAGGCGCTGGCAAAAAAATGCGGCGTGCCTGTTATCGAGGGCACCAGCGGGCCGACCAGCCTCGATGAGGCCAAGGCCTTCCTGGAATCGCTCGGCGCAGGCGGCGCCATCATGATCAAGGCCATCGCCGGCGGCGGTGGCCGCGGCATGCGCATCGTCGACGACGCGGGCAGGCTGGAGGAGGCCTATGCGCGCTGCCAATCCGAGGCGATGGCGGCCTTCGGCAGCGATGGTGTCTATGTCGAGCGCCTGATTCGCAATGCCCGCCACATCGAGGTGCAGGTCATCTGCGACCACCACGGCGCGATCAGCCATTTGTGGGAGCGCGAATGCACGATCCAGCGCCGCAACCAGAAGCTCATCGAGGTCGCGCCAAGCCCGTCGCTGAACGACGCCTTGCGCTCGCGCATCATCGACGCCGCCAAGGAGCTTGCCGCCGCCGCGAACTACGACAATCTCGGCACTTTCGAATTCCTCGTCGATAACGACGCCAGGACCAGCGACAAGGCGTTTGCCTTTATCGAGGCCAATCCGCGGCTGCAGGTGGAGCATACCGTTACCGAGGAGGTGCTCGGCCTCGATCTCGTGCAGTCGCAGCTTGCGGTCGCGGCCGGTGCGACGCTGGGCTCGCTCGGGCTTGCGCAGGGCTATATCCCGAGGCCGCGCGGCTTTGCGATCCAGCTCCGCGTCAACATGGAGGTGATGGACGAGACCGGCGCCACTAGGCCGACCGGCGGGACGCTGGCCGTGTTCGACCTGCCGTCCGGCCCCGGCGTGCGCGTCGATACGTTCGGTTATTCGGGTTACCGGACCAGCGCCGCCTTCGACTCGCTGCTCGCAAAGGTCATCGTGCATTCGCCAGGCGGCAACTGGACCGACGTGGTGCATAAGGCCTCGCGGACGCTGCGTGAATTTCGCATCGGCGGTGTCGCCACCAACGTTCCCTTCCTCGCGGCGATTTTGGCGCATCCGGATTTCGTCGAGAACCGTCTCAGCACCGGCTTTATCGACAAGCATGTCGCCGATCTGGTTGGCGAAACCAACACGACGGCGGAGACGGAACTGGTCGAATCCGGCAGCGCTTCCGATGACGAGACGCTCGCGATCGCGGTCGCGGCATCGGCAACCGGCCCGGCAGGTTCGGTCGCGGTGCCAGCGCCGCTGCAAGGCACGATCGTCGCGATAGACGTCGAGGAGGGAGACCTCGTTCGCCCCGGCCAGCAGATCGCCGTGCTCGAATCCATGAAGATGGAGCATCTGGTCACGGCGCCGCAGGGCGGCCGGGTGACGCAGATCGCTGCCGGCTCCGGCGTGACGCTGATGCAGGACGAGCCGATCCTCTATCTGGAGCCTGCCGAGATCGACGCCCATGATGCCACCGAGGAGGACGATATCGATCTCGACCACATCCGCCCCGACCTCGCCGAGTTGATCGAACGCCATGCCATCACACTGGATGAGAACCGGCCGGCCTCGGTCGAACGACGGCGCAAGACCAACCAGCGCACGGCGCGCGAGAACATCGCGCACCTCGTCGATGAAGGCTCCTTCGTCGAATATGGCTCGCTCGCCATTGCCGCGCAGCGCCGCCGCCGCACGGTCGACGACCTGATCCGCAACACGCCGGCCGACGGCCTGATCTCCGGCGTCGCCACCGTGAACGCAGAAAAATTCGGCGCGGACGCCGCACGCTGCATGGTGATCGCTTACGATTACACCGTGCTCGCCGGTACCCAAGGGCACATGAACCACAAGAAGATCGACCGCATGCTCGGCTTGGCCGAGCAATGGCGGCTGCCGCTGGTGTTCTATGCCGAAGGCGGCGGCGGCCGCCCCGGCGATACGGACAGGCTCGGCATGACCGGCCTCGACGGGCCGTCCTTCGTGCAGTTCGCAAAGCTCTCGGGGCTCGTGCCGGTGATCGGCGTCGTCTCCGGCTATTGCTTTGCCGGCAACGCCGCGATGCTCGGTTGTTGCGACGTCATCATCGCGACGAAGAATGCCTCGATCGGCATGGGCGGACCGGCGATGATCGAGGGCGGCGGGCTCGGCGTCTATCACCCTGCTGAAGTAGGTCCGGTGTCCTTCCAGTCGCCGAACGGCGTCATCGACATTCTGGTCGAGGATGAAGCGGAGGCGACATCCGCGGCGCAGAAATATCTGTCCTACTTCCAGGGCGCGGTCGCCGACTGGAAAGCGCCGGACCAGCGCCTGCTGCGGCGGTCCATTCCGGAGAACCGGCTGCGGGTCTACGACATCCGCAGCGTCATCGATCTCTTGGCCGACGAAGGCTCGGTGCTGGAGATCCGCCGGGATTTCGGCGTCGGCATGATCACCGCCTTTATCCGTATCGAGGGAAAACCGTTCGGCCTGATCGCCAACAACCCAAAGCATCTCGGCGGCGCGATCGACGCGCCGGCCGGCGACAAGGCCGCGCGCTTCATGCAGCTCTGCGACGCCTTCGACATTCCGATTATATCGCTCTGCGATACGCCGGGCTTCATGGTCGGACCCGAAGCGGAGAAAACCGCGATCGTGCGCCATGTCGCGCGCATGTTCGTGACCGGCGCCAGCCTCACTGTGCCGATGTTCGGCATCGTCCTGCGCAAGGGCTATGGGCTGGGCGCGCAGTCCATGATCGGCGGTGGCTTCCACGCCTCTTTCTTCACCGTGGCCTGGCCGACCGGCGAGTTCGGTGGCATGGGGCTGGAAGGCTATGTCCGGCTCGGTTTCCGCAAGGAGATGGAAGCAATCGAAGACCCGGTCGAGCGCGAGGACTATTACAAGGCCAAGGTCGCCGAGCTCTACGCCAACGGCAAGGCGGTCTCGATCGCCTCGGTGCTCGAGATCGACGAAGTGATCGATCCCGCCGACACGCGGCACTGGATCATGTCCGGCCTGCGTTCGGTGCCAAAGCCGGAATTGCGCAGCGGTCGCAAGCGGCCGTGTATCGATGCGTGGTAG
- a CDS encoding amidohydrolase family protein, which translates to MEIAAHSLFSGTDHGLLDNVVLQHDNGLVTSISPATPSTTGPRSLILPAFVNAHDHARPTASSFGALGMPLESWILRSALGTPVDPYLTAASALARSGCAAMMVHYTRPSGTMPLVEEAKAIARAASDVGIRIAFALAVRDQNPVVYGDSEPVLSQLSSDDRKAIEELFVRAPMSPKAYIELTDAIASAIAGPKVDVQLGPAGVQWCSKPLLEAVAENSAHTGRRIHMHLLETIYQRAWADQHFPDGVVRYLRDIGFLSERLTLAHCIHARPDEIEMIAASGARIVTNFSSNLHLRSGLAPIAAAHRCGCAIAVGVDGLALDEDDDVLREMRLVQMMHGGRGFERTWTAAGFLALAIANGRKATGAPGTGALISGAPADFVTIDLDRLDRDRIMPVDPIDLLFARGNASLLRDVVVDGRLIVSEGRCTGVDLPAIERELSGIYRANARQLSPFQRAWPLLAASLQGWFEAQLDCR; encoded by the coding sequence ATGGAAATCGCGGCACATAGCCTATTCTCCGGCACCGACCATGGTCTGCTCGACAACGTCGTGCTTCAACACGACAACGGCCTCGTCACGTCCATCTCGCCAGCGACGCCGTCCACAACCGGCCCGCGCTCCCTCATTCTTCCCGCCTTCGTCAACGCCCATGATCACGCGCGGCCGACCGCGTCCTCGTTCGGCGCGCTCGGCATGCCGCTGGAAAGCTGGATCCTGCGCTCTGCGCTCGGCACGCCGGTCGATCCCTATCTGACCGCGGCGTCTGCGCTGGCGCGATCGGGTTGCGCGGCGATGATGGTGCACTACACCCGGCCAAGCGGCACCATGCCGCTGGTCGAGGAGGCAAAGGCGATTGCGCGGGCGGCGTCCGATGTCGGCATCCGCATCGCGTTTGCGCTCGCGGTACGCGACCAGAACCCGGTCGTCTATGGCGACAGCGAACCGGTGCTGTCGCAGCTCTCAAGCGACGATCGCAAGGCCATTGAGGAATTGTTCGTCCGCGCGCCGATGTCGCCAAAGGCCTATATCGAACTCACGGATGCCATCGCCTCGGCCATCGCAGGTCCAAAAGTCGATGTGCAGCTCGGCCCCGCGGGCGTGCAATGGTGCTCAAAACCGCTGCTCGAGGCGGTAGCCGAGAATTCGGCGCACACCGGGCGACGCATCCACATGCATCTCCTGGAGACAATCTATCAGCGCGCCTGGGCTGACCAGCATTTTCCGGATGGCGTCGTCCGTTATCTCCGCGACATCGGCTTCCTGTCGGAGCGGCTGACGCTGGCGCATTGCATCCACGCCCGCCCCGACGAGATCGAGATGATCGCAGCCTCCGGCGCGCGTATCGTCACCAACTTCTCCTCCAATTTGCACCTGCGCTCGGGTCTCGCGCCGATCGCCGCGGCGCACCGGTGTGGCTGCGCCATCGCGGTCGGCGTCGATGGTCTCGCGCTCGACGAAGACGACGACGTGCTGCGCGAGATGCGGCTGGTGCAGATGATGCACGGCGGCCGCGGCTTTGAGCGAACCTGGACCGCTGCCGGATTCCTCGCGCTCGCGATCGCCAATGGCCGCAAGGCGACCGGCGCGCCCGGAACGGGCGCTCTCATATCAGGCGCGCCAGCCGATTTCGTCACCATCGATCTCGATCGGCTTGACCGCGACCGGATCATGCCGGTCGATCCCATCGATCTCCTGTTCGCCCGCGGCAACGCGTCTCTCTTGCGCGACGTCGTGGTGGACGGACGGCTGATCGTTAGCGAAGGCCGTTGCACCGGTGTCGATCTCCCCGCAATCGAACGGGAGTTGAGCGGAATCTACCGGGCCAACGCAAGGCAACTCTCGCCATTTCAACGCGCCTGGCCGCTGCTCGCAGCGTCGCTGCAGGGCTGGTTCGAAGCCCAGCTCGATTGCCGGTAG
- a CDS encoding ABC transporter substrate-binding protein, translated as MLARVSAVLLGAVLFAGAANAQETTIKFTLGWKTQGSDAAFFYAKDNGFFKEEGLNVVIDQGEGSGATVTRIMSGAYDAGFGDVNAIIQNASTKPQDAPVMVYMIWNQPPFAIVTKKTSGINTIKDFEGRTLGGAQGTPTTRLLPVFANKNKLEGEKIKISNMAPNLQEPMLIKGDIDAALVFNITSYFNLVLNRQDPDKDYRWFSFGDYGLDLYSNGMMVSRKLLASNPKAVAGLVRAVNKAVIAIAKDQNAGMKAALNYDNLINAEVEKRRLQFSFDKLIVSPEMKEIGVGDVKDDRMARAIGIIVEGYQLARAPAPAEIFSREFLPPRAERELVYTAN; from the coding sequence ATGTTAGCCAGAGTAAGCGCCGTGCTGTTGGGAGCCGTCTTGTTTGCCGGCGCCGCCAATGCCCAGGAGACGACGATCAAGTTCACGCTGGGTTGGAAAACGCAAGGCTCGGATGCCGCGTTCTTCTACGCCAAGGACAACGGCTTCTTCAAGGAAGAGGGCCTCAATGTCGTGATCGATCAGGGCGAGGGCTCCGGCGCGACGGTGACGCGCATCATGTCGGGCGCCTATGACGCCGGCTTCGGCGACGTCAACGCCATCATCCAGAACGCCTCGACCAAGCCGCAGGACGCGCCCGTGATGGTCTACATGATCTGGAACCAGCCGCCGTTCGCCATCGTCACCAAGAAGACCAGCGGCATCAACACCATCAAGGACTTTGAGGGCCGCACGCTCGGCGGCGCGCAGGGCACGCCGACGACGCGGTTGTTGCCGGTGTTTGCCAACAAGAACAAGCTCGAGGGCGAGAAGATCAAGATCTCCAACATGGCGCCGAACCTGCAGGAGCCGATGCTGATCAAGGGCGATATCGACGCGGCGCTCGTGTTTAACATCACGAGCTACTTCAACCTGGTGCTGAACCGCCAGGATCCCGACAAGGACTACAGGTGGTTTTCGTTCGGCGATTACGGCCTCGATCTCTATTCCAACGGCATGATGGTGTCGCGCAAGCTGCTGGCGTCCAACCCGAAGGCCGTCGCTGGCCTCGTCCGCGCCGTCAACAAAGCCGTTATCGCGATCGCCAAGGACCAGAATGCCGGGATGAAGGCCGCGTTGAACTACGACAATCTGATCAATGCCGAGGTCGAGAAGCGTCGCCTGCAGTTTTCCTTCGACAAGCTGATCGTGTCGCCCGAGATGAAGGAGATCGGCGTCGGCGATGTCAAGGACGACCGCATGGCCCGCGCCATCGGTATCATCGTCGAAGGCTACCAGCTCGCCCGCGCGCCGGCGCCTGCGGAGATTTTCTCCCGCGAATTCCTGCCGCCGCGCGCCGAGCGGGAGTTGGTGTATACGGCGAATTAA
- a CDS encoding ABC transporter permease, protein MPDLDYRQKAWSAALIVLFFVAWELFCLISGMSDLVLPRPSQVFVTLVEKFPTLWPHILQTLATTMVGFVLGVGLGVVLGAVIGVSKTAYDTAYPLLVGFSSIPKVAVVPIFVLWFGSGSVPAVLTALSICFFPIVVNIATGLATTEPELEDVLKALGASKFDILWNVGLPRTMPFFFASLKVAISYAFVGAVLSETVASNRGIGNVMMTASSNFNVPLVFAGLFVLAGLGVALYVIFSVIEGRVTGWATRKNDMIAT, encoded by the coding sequence ATGCCCGATCTCGATTATCGCCAGAAAGCCTGGTCGGCGGCACTGATCGTGCTGTTCTTCGTCGCCTGGGAATTGTTCTGCCTGATATCAGGCATGTCCGACCTGGTGCTGCCGCGTCCCTCGCAGGTATTCGTCACGCTGGTCGAGAAATTCCCCACCCTGTGGCCGCATATCCTGCAGACGCTGGCGACGACGATGGTCGGGTTTGTTCTTGGCGTCGGCCTCGGCGTCGTATTGGGCGCGGTGATCGGCGTCTCGAAAACCGCGTATGATACGGCCTATCCCCTGCTGGTCGGATTTTCCTCGATTCCGAAGGTCGCCGTGGTGCCGATCTTCGTGCTGTGGTTCGGCTCCGGTTCGGTGCCGGCGGTGCTGACCGCGCTCTCGATCTGCTTCTTCCCGATCGTGGTCAACATCGCGACGGGACTGGCGACGACCGAACCCGAACTCGAAGACGTGCTGAAAGCACTCGGCGCCAGCAAGTTCGACATCCTCTGGAACGTCGGCTTGCCCCGCACCATGCCGTTCTTCTTTGCCTCGCTGAAGGTCGCGATCTCCTACGCCTTCGTCGGCGCGGTATTGTCGGAGACCGTCGCCTCGAACCGCGGCATCGGCAACGTGATGATGACCGCGTCCTCGAATTTCAATGTGCCGCTGGTGTTCGCCGGCCTGTTCGTGCTCGCCGGCCTCGGCGTCGCGCTCTACGTGATCTTCTCGGTAATCGAGGGGCGCGTCACCGGCTGGGCCACCCGCAAGAACGACATGATCGCGACATGA
- a CDS encoding ABC transporter ATP-binding protein — protein sequence MRMQPHSEFQGTPVPGSAAPIAIELSEASVTFGRGARAVPALSTTSLRIADGEFVALVGPSGCGKSTILRLVSGLVQPTSGVVIVGGREVAARALRVGMAFQNPTMLPWMTIERNIMLPLKIVEPFRSQFRKLRKTEFRDKANALLEQVGLKGFGNRYPWQLSGGMLQRANLCRALIHEPRMLLLDEPFGALDQFTREELWSILQDLWIAHKPTVLLVTHDLREAAFLGGRICVMSARPGRILDDSRVDFARPRTVAMTFEPDFVALNQKLRAFIEDARTASAQGAA from the coding sequence ATGCGCATGCAACCACATTCCGAATTTCAGGGCACGCCGGTTCCGGGCTCCGCAGCTCCGATAGCGATCGAACTGTCGGAGGCTTCCGTCACCTTCGGCCGCGGCGCCCGGGCGGTGCCGGCCCTGTCCACGACAAGCTTGCGGATCGCCGATGGCGAGTTCGTCGCGCTGGTCGGGCCGTCCGGCTGCGGCAAGTCGACCATCCTGCGGCTGGTGAGCGGCCTGGTGCAGCCGACATCGGGCGTGGTCATCGTCGGCGGCCGCGAGGTGGCGGCGCGCGCTTTACGCGTCGGCATGGCGTTCCAGAATCCGACCATGCTGCCCTGGATGACGATCGAGCGGAACATCATGCTGCCGCTCAAGATCGTCGAGCCGTTCCGCTCGCAATTCCGCAAGCTGCGCAAGACCGAATTCCGCGACAAGGCCAATGCGCTGCTCGAGCAGGTCGGCCTCAAGGGGTTCGGCAACCGCTACCCCTGGCAACTCTCCGGGGGCATGCTTCAGCGCGCCAATCTGTGCCGCGCGCTGATCCACGAGCCGCGCATGCTGCTGCTCGACGAGCCCTTCGGCGCGCTCGACCAGTTCACGCGGGAAGAGCTGTGGTCGATCCTGCAGGACCTCTGGATCGCGCACAAGCCGACCGTGCTCTTGGTGACGCATGATCTGCGCGAGGCTGCCTTTCTCGGCGGCCGCATCTGCGTGATGAGCGCGCGTCCGGGCCGCATCCTCGATGACAGCCGCGTCGACTTCGCCCGGCCACGCACCGTGGCCATGACCTTCGAGCCGGATTTCGTCGCGCTGAACCAGAAACTGCGCGCGTTCATCGAGGATGCCCGTACCGCGTCAGCGCAGGGAGCAGCCTGA
- a CDS encoding GntR family transcriptional regulator — protein MAPRPASKTAVPSDKVGVICRALRRAIIEQALAPGAKLPEDSLGERFGVSRTIARHALGQLAAEGLVELRRNRIAVVATPSWQEARDAFDIRIELERLVVRQLAGKLTKSQIAELNAHVDAEDRARDGSDAVSIRLATEFHILLANMTNSPILVRYVSEVAYRCCLTLSLYSRPHSSECAINEHRAIIAALVKGDEAKVMSLMHSHLDSVASRALVAPAPPRGRDLLDILAPYAEEGESERVVKLPKVERAR, from the coding sequence ATGGCGCCCCGCCCCGCCAGCAAGACTGCTGTCCCATCCGACAAGGTCGGCGTGATCTGCCGCGCGCTGCGCCGCGCCATCATCGAGCAGGCGCTGGCGCCCGGCGCGAAATTGCCGGAAGATTCGCTCGGCGAGCGGTTTGGCGTCAGCCGCACCATTGCGCGGCATGCGCTGGGCCAATTGGCAGCGGAAGGTCTCGTCGAACTGCGCCGCAACCGGATCGCCGTGGTGGCGACGCCGAGCTGGCAGGAAGCGCGCGATGCCTTTGATATCCGGATCGAACTCGAGCGTCTGGTGGTGCGGCAACTCGCCGGCAAGCTGACCAAGAGCCAGATTGCCGAACTCAACGCCCATGTCGATGCCGAGGATCGCGCGCGCGACGGCTCGGATGCGGTGTCGATCCGCCTCGCGACGGAATTCCACATCCTGCTCGCCAACATGACGAACAGTCCGATCCTGGTGCGTTACGTCAGCGAGGTCGCCTATCGCTGCTGCCTGACGCTATCGCTCTACAGCCGCCCGCATTCGTCGGAATGCGCGATCAACGAGCACCGCGCAATCATCGCCGCGCTAGTCAAGGGCGACGAGGCCAAGGTGATGAGCCTGATGCACAGCCACCTGGATTCGGTGGCCAGCCGCGCGCTGGTAGCCCCCGCCCCGCCGCGCGGCCGCGATTTGCTGGATATTCTGGCGCCCTATGCCGAGGAAGGCGAAAGCGAGCGGGTGGTGAAGCTGCCGAAGGTGGAGCGGGCGAGGTAG
- a CDS encoding nuclear transport factor 2 family protein, with protein sequence MSVAAKTEVKGMSDAEVVKAYLTASMIPDPDAAVAYMKPGTIITFTGGREFDHPRGPTGFNARRYRWVKKKMDRFDVCPGAEETVVYSIGTLYGEWLDGTPFEGNRYVDRFVVRGGLIVKMGVWNDSAERILVQMGIEA encoded by the coding sequence ATGTCTGTCGCCGCTAAAACCGAAGTGAAGGGAATGTCCGACGCCGAGGTGGTCAAAGCCTACCTCACGGCATCGATGATCCCGGATCCCGATGCGGCCGTGGCCTACATGAAGCCGGGCACGATCATCACCTTCACCGGTGGACGTGAGTTCGACCATCCCCGCGGCCCGACCGGCTTCAACGCGCGGCGCTATCGCTGGGTCAAGAAGAAGATGGACCGCTTCGACGTCTGCCCGGGCGCCGAAGAGACCGTCGTCTACAGCATCGGCACGCTCTACGGCGAATGGCTCGACGGCACGCCGTTCGAAGGCAATCGCTATGTCGATCGCTTTGTGGTCAGGGGTGGGCTGATCGTGAAGATGGGCGTCTGGAACGACAGCGCCGAGCGGATTTTGGTTCAGATGGGGATTGAGGCGTGA